CTGATAAGAAGACTTATCGGGTCTTATCGTTCCTATCACTTACAGCCAGCCCCTTGGCAGACCACACGATGGATAAATGAATGCATGTAACAATCGGGGTATCCTCTACTATGTACACGATAACCTGACCATGAGTGATCTCATCTTTGAGTCCAGAGTGTTGACCAAAGCCTTCCCAATGCGAGGTCCTGTTCGATCTCTCCGGATCACTCAGATCCTGTCAAAGCCCTCGTCAAAATCCCAGCACCCTCATCAGAGTCCAACCCtatcaacacctccccgtccccgacTTCCAAAACCACCTCACAAAAAATAtccgaaaaaaaaaaaaaaacccaactccaaccctAGTATTCCGACCACAATCTACTCAGCCCCCCctaaccaacccctcctccctctccaaactaaccccctccccaacctcaatctcataccccctcctcctttccttgccaccatccccctccttcttcttccccttcccatcatccccacaCCCACAATCATAAAAATCCCCAATATTATTACAATCAAAcaactccttcctcaacctcctaTTAACCTCATTATGCACAAAACAAGCCCACCCCGCCGCATTATTCCGACTGCTCACCTGAGGCGGGTATTTCTCCAGCAGCTTCTGAAAGTGCGAAGCACAGTCCCCACAGGGGTACAACCTCGCAAACAACTGTATATACGTCCTCAGCGCAAGACTATCATCCGCCGTCGGCTCCTCCGGAAACCGCGCCATCATCGTGTGGAACAACTTCCACGACGCGCGGCCGAGTTCCGCTCTTTAAATCTCCCCAATCAGCAATTGCTCTTCCCCAGCATGCAAAAAGCGGAGGACTCACTTCGCAGTCGCATTCTCCAACTTGGGCGCAATAGATCCACCCTTTAGAATGCTCTCCGAAAgggcaccaccagcaccgttgctgttgtggctgctgctgctcctccacgTCTCTTCGGATAATATCCTCGTGGGTTCccgtccgccgccgccgctgctcgAAACAAAGTACGTCATGGCCAAAAAGAACATGACGCCCACCAGCAGGAGCGTTATGTGTTGTCGTCGCGCCATGGTTTTTCCGCAACCGTCTCGTCGCGCCCGCAGGGTGGGTTGGCCCAATAAATAAAAGGGGTTCACAGTGGATTTGGCGATGTCGAGAAATGGAGTTTTGGGCGCAACGTAGAGGGCCAAAAGAGGCGGCCGTGGTCGATCTAGCtctgcaaaaaaaaaaaagggtttTAATGAATGACGGGAAAATAATGCACGACAAGAAAATGGCTGAAGCTTATTGAAGGATGGGAAAAACGACCCGATCAGATGGTTCAAAGGAATTGGAGTGTCTGTCAGATGTTCGGCGCTGGTGGCCAATGCACCAGTGGCTGATCCCCTAGCCAGGGTCTGCAGCCGGATCACCCCACCCTTCCCGCGGCAGGCATTTGCTTGAAACAGGGGTTCAATCGAGCCCAGAGGAGTCAAGCTTTCTCGAAGCCCACTTGCAACATCATGTAACCAAAATCATTATCTCTATTATCCAAACAACCTCTTACATTTCATGTAGATTTCAACTTGAAACGAGTTCGAATAAAAAACCCGAAAACCTCTCTAACCAAAACCCCATCTCTTTATACATCATCCAGCCTCCCGCCCCCGTTCAAGATCATGAACCCCTAAGCAAAACCTGGTAAGCCCTCGTCATCAATAAATCCCAGCATAAAACGTCAAATCCCACCTCCCATTCTCCGTCACAATCACCGGCTTAACATCTTCAACAATAAAAGCCTCCCTCAACGGGTCCAACACCTTGAGCTCCCACCTCATCGCCTCTTCATTAGCCTCAGACCCAACAGTCTTGCCCAGCACAAGACTCCCATTCGCCTTTCTCGCCAGCGCACCCTCTGGCGCTTCCCTGAGAATGTTTCGACTGAACCCAGTCACCACCCCACTCCCATCCGTAGCAAGCATCACCGCTCCCCCATCACACCCCTCAAGCAGCGAGACGTCTCCCCAAGACCGCGTTGACGAGTTCGACGCCGTGGTATTGTCTTGCGCTTCCCAAGCCACCTCGATCCAAGTTCCCAGATTGTGCCTGGCCGTCCCGTCAAGGTTCTCGTCCAGCCTGCCGCGAACGATGCGACCTGAAAAGGTAGGGCAGACCGAAATGAACACTGTCTCGCCAGGATGGAGCTTGCGGGTACAAATACTATTGTCAATGACAAGTCCAACCAAAGCTGTGTCGATGCGGGCTTACCAATGTATACTTCCACGGAATCTCATCACGCGCATTTTCGTACAAAAAGTAGTAGTGATTTTGGTGCGTGTTGCTGTAGTCAGCGTCGCGCATTGTCACGCCGGGGCCGCCGTCATCCACATCTCCCActaccaccaaaaaaaattCAGTCATTCGCCTAGAAGATGGGTTGTCTAGGACTCACAAGTGTAGATGGGTGTATCTGAGCGAGATCCACACGTGAAGGTGGCATTGGCGTGGCTAGAGGGTAGCAGAAGGCTAGAGTTTTGGAATGTGGTGTTCCAGTTGAGGACGCTGTGCAGGTAGGGCCGTGGAGGAATGAGGACAGGGCTTGCCGAAGTAGCTGGAAGTAGGGCTaggagaatggggagagTACCCAAAAAGCGTGGGAAGGTCATGATATGTAGATGGATGATAAAAGACGGAACCAATGTGAGAGACGTCGCGGGTTATATGGTGTGAGATGATTGGATTTGGCGTGGAAGATATAGgggataggtaggtatgttgGGAAGAATGTTGTCGAAGAGAGATTCAATGACTGGCCCTGTCGACTTTTGGGAGATCTTGTGGCGGTGGGCATTGGATTGTGCGTCCGTCCTTTCCCTGGATATCATGGGAGAAGGAACTCGGTCTGGCAAAGTAACGTCGCAAAGCTCCTTCTTGCCAATGCAAGAGTTCAAGGGATGAACAGGGACATGCAAGAGCGTCCAGGTAAGGCTCTGAATGGGAAGAGCTCACTGAATTCAAGCGACAGTGAATAGTGACTGCCAATTTACATTCGAGCTGTTATCAGCTGCCGCGTTACGCATGAGCAAAGTTTCATAATGTCTCAAGAGATATGCTATACATTTCCAAGGACCTTCTGCCCAGATACATGAAAGGGCAACAAACATCAGGCCCAACCCATAGCACCAACTTGAAAGTCTATCCAGATCCCACAGTAGATACATGAATCAAGAACCTCCTAACCATATTCCGCCAACTCACATGGCATTCTTCCCCTCGAAAaccgtcctcatcgtctCCGGTGCATCCTTCGGGTCCATAATCATGTCCACACACTGCGGCACCACCGAGTCACATAATTCCCCATCACTCAGTAGCTCATCTAATTCCTCCGCCGTTGTGACTTTGTACCCCTTGACCCGCGGCTCAACATCAGGCGCAAAAGCCTTGAACAGAGCGGCATAGTCCCACATAGGGATGTCGTTATACTTTGCGTCCCACCCGCGAAAGTAGCGCTCAATGGTGTACCTGTGTCTCGCGTCAGCAAAAGGTCACTCAAGCTTATGCATCGTGGAAAAGGATTTACCCATAGTTATTCAGCGCAAACACCACCGGGACAATCCTATATCTTGTGAGCATAGAGAAAGCCTGCACCGTAAGTTGCAGGCTCCCCTCTCCTgtcaccagcaccagtcGCTTGTATTTGCCTGTCTCCTTGGCAGCAATGGCGGCACCGGCCGCAGCCCCAGCTGCGTAGCCTATGCTGCCGTAGACGGATTGTGTCCAGCCGTGACACCCAGAAGGGAAACGGGTGGCGGTGATGCCGACCTGAGCGGTGCCGGTTTCGGTGATGACGAGATCACCTGGCCGGAGGTAGGAGGTGAGGCGGGACCAGAGCCAGTCTTGCTCTATCTTGTTACTTGCTGGGAGAGAGAGTTGTTGATCGACCTGGGGATTTTGTTTCGTGCGCTGGGCCAACGGGTAGTGCGAAGATAGGGCTGGAATGAGCTTGGGCAGAACATGATTGATTCTAGCGTCGTATTTGGTCGCCCCAATATTGACAAAGAATCGTTGAAGATCGATGATGGTGCAGCGGTCGAGCTTTTCGGTGAAGATACCCCTATAGTTGATAATATGTCAGTTGTTCTCTTCGCTTGAAAGAATCGAGGCGGGAGTATGACCTACGTGTTGAAATCAGATGGGTAGTTCCCCAGCCACAAGATGCAGTCTGCCTCTTGCACAAGTCCAATGGCACTCCTCAGCCACGACCCTTCACCAGCATAACAGCCCTGGTAGTAAGGGCTCATCTCATCAGCAATACCCTTGCCCAACCCAGTCACAAGAAATGGTATTTTGAGGGCTTGGATTAGAGGATCGACATGCTCAGCCCAGTTCGCCCTTGCAGCTCCGCCACCCACAATCAAGATTGGGGATTTTGCCAACTCTAGCCGGCTGACTATCTCGGTGGTGACAGCAGCCTCAGACTCTGGAGCACTTGGTGGGCAAGCATCGAGCGAATTTTGTACCAAGATACTCACTGGATACCTTTGCATAGGCAATATCTTCAGAGATGCCAATGTATCCAGGTGTAGAATGGAAAATCATTGCCTTCACAACACTGTCGATCTCAGCCGCAGTAGTAGTCGGGTCGTCAAGGACGGTAGTTGCGCAACACAACTCGGAGGAGATCCTTTGGTAATGGCTAAAAGCCACATGTCAACTCATCATGTCTCGACAAGGTAAGACCAGGTGCTAAGGGCATACTCAAACTTTCCATCCCCCAAGGTATGATGAAGGATCTTTCCGCTCTTCTGTGCTGGAGTGGTGGGATATCCAACAATATGAAGGACAGGAACAGACTCGCAGTTTGATCCTCCGATACCACACAGAGCACTCAGTTCTCCAGGATCAAATCTGGTCACCAGAGCGCCAAGTCCATTGAGGCGCGCATAACCATCGGCAGCGTAGGCTCCGATCAGTTCGTTCGGTGCACCGACCCAGGAGAGGCCGAGAGGTTCGACGAGATCTCGACGAGATCGAGAAGGGCTAGTTCAAAATCTGCCAGGCAACTCAGCATGGCTATAAgacctggtggtggttcagAACCGGCCACATACCACCGGGAACGCCAAAGACAGTTCCGATGCCGAGCTGTTTGAGCCGGAGGAAGAGGCACTCTCCAATGAGTATTTCTGACATTGTGGTTGAACCGTGAGGTGTGATTGTAGACGGAGTCTGGAAATCGCAGGCGTGTATGTATGATTGTCAAATGTTTGAGTGATCAAGTACAATCTTTGCATGAGTTGTAATGTTTGATGCCATATACTACCATTGGATGGCTTCCCAACGATCTTAAGTAGTCCATCATAGCCTCTCTTGGGACTGCATCGTCGCAAAAAGACGTCATTGTCGCAATCAAGAAAATGGTGATCAATGTCAGACGAcgtcgaggtggaggttggcggaGCCGGCATTGACGATGTCGGTGTAGAAGTTTCCTCGGTTGGATATGTCGGCGTGCCCGTCGGGCATCGGGGTAGTAACTGGCCGTGTCGGTTGCCGGCTACCTACACGAGAGTTGCATGATCGGTGCAAAGTCGGGATATCTGCCGATGTATGCTGGTTGCTGACTGAAGTGGTGATTTGGGAAGGAAACCAATCACAGACAAAGTCTCAAGCACACGCgttaaaaaaaagacctAGATCATAGTAGAGAAAAGCTTGGTGATTGGTTGGATGATGTCTCTTTGCATTAGATATTGCTACAGTTATTATTCAAGCCCCTTGGCTGAGCATCTCCCACTGATCCGACACACTCTCCGATGTTGGTGTGAGGAGGGCATAGCTGTCGCCATCGCTGTTcctgctcccgctcccggTCTCGACTGCCACTCTCACCAGAGTCCAGCTGTTTCCGagatcctcaccctcaacccactcTTCACTTGTTGTAGGGGAAGTGTCTCTCGTCCCACCCTGGCTGCTCCTCCCTTTTCCACGACCTCGCTTCCGTGGCTTGACCTTGATCTGATATTCCCACTGcccttcccccctcacaacatcctcaaacccaaacccaaccctctgCACCGCTTCACAATCCCCAACAGACCCTTCAACAGCCAGACTCTGCCcagcttccacctcctccaccagttGCCTCCACAGCTTCCCAAaaaccaacctcccatccctctcatcctcaaacgGCAACCTCCAGCTTTTGTCCGCGGCAATTTCCCGCCCCTCAATCAAATTATTCCTCGTCCATtccttctttccttcctcaaAGAAGTCCCTCTTCATTTTCTCGCAGTAATCACAGCAATACAGCGAGCTACACCTCGTCTTGAACATTTTCTCCAAAACAGGAATGTAGTGCGGCCTGATCAGCAACCCACTTCTCATGCTCGAGGCTTTTCTGTAAGCGTAAGGTTGATTTGCCTTTTTGAGTCGCTGCGCGTCGGTCTTGAGCTTGGGGAAGTTCCAGGAGCGGTCGAAGAAGACGTCTTCGTAGTCGGAGATGTGGCTTTGGATGCGGTAGAGATCCTGGCTGTTGCGGCCCGGGAGGCCTACGCGAATGGTGTTTTTACCGCGAAACTTTTTGGGGCTGGGTTGGACGAGTTTGGTTTGGTCGAAGGGGATGTTGGAGGGTTCTTCTGGGTGGGGGATCTGGGAGGAGAGACGGGGGAGGTAGCGGGTtagggtgagggaggtgaggtggttgtcgttTTCCATTTTGGCTGTCAGGATTGGGTTTTGGGACTGACTAAGGAGTGTGGGTTTGGATggacgatgatgagaatgGAGACACTGAGGTGGCAACACGATGTTGATTTATACAATGTATTCATGGCACTAGCAATTGAGGATATCACGATGCCAGGGGTTGCTGGCGCCCTCTTCTCGCACAGAGAGCTCAGAGTGGCATGGCGCGGTCTTGGTATAACACGCCATTGGCTGGATTCGTCCTCGTGGCTGTGGCAGTGGTCTTAATCGCCAAAACAACCCTCAATTTCCAGCAACAAGATAGAGCTAACCTTGTCATGCCGTTCCGTCAGTACAATTACCCTTGACGTCGTCAACTTTGATGCGGAGCAGTTTCTCTGCGTTTTTGTAGGCAATGGCCTCCAGCTGCTCCTGGTCGACCAGCCCGCttgcctccagctccttgaacCATGCCAACCCAACCTCATTGCTTGTAAAAGGATAGTCAATACTGTACAGGATGTGGTCAATGGGAGTGTTGGCCAAAATGCACCTCATGGGATCCAAGCTCCAAACACCGCTCGTCGTGACATAGATGTTCTCCCGATATACCGTTGTGAAGTTTCTCTGAGCCGTGCTCCATCTTCCACTAAGCCTGTCAATACGCTGCAGCATAAACGGTATCATTTCACCCATATGTCCAGCGATGATCTTCAGCTTGGGTCTGCGATCAAACAGTCCAGAGGCAAACAGTCTCAAGACATGAAGCCCAGTGTCCTGGTGCCACCCCCAGCCAGAACTTCCCAGCGAGTTTGCAGCGATAGGGTCGAAGTTGCCTTGATATCGTGGGGCCATGTCTTCACTCGGCCAAGTGGGATGAAGGTAGACTGGAACATCGAATTCCTCTGCAACAGCCCAAAAAGCATCGtattcctccccatcaaaatAGCCCCCTTTGCCGTCGTGATTGTCGACCAAAGCACCCACAAAGCCGAGCTCCGTGACCGCCCTCCGGAACTCCGCTGCCGCTTCCGCCGACTGAGACATGGGAGCAGTCGCAAAACCTGCCAATCTTCCTTTTGcattcttgacagcctcatAGACCTGATCGTTGGCTGACCTGCTGTAGTTGACGGAGTACGACCCTAACCCTGCGGCATGGCTAACAACTTGGATTGTGACATCTCCCTTGTCCATGTCGGAAAGTcggagagaggagaggctgGTCAACTTTTCCATGACATTGGGGACAAACTGTGTCTGCTCCTTGAACAGAGCCTTCATAGCATccggggtggtggcagaAGCGTAGTGCTCCTCGAGGGTTATGAGTGGAGGCATCTTGGCCAAGGCgggaaggatgaggagtggAATAAATCGTAGGAACTCCATGATTGCAGACATTGTATCTACTTCTAAAGAAGAGAGACCGTTGTACAACTAACCCCTAGCTTTGAAGTCTCTTCTCCCCTTTTTATCTTCCGATATTCATGTCGTCACGACATCAGCCATTGCATCGCAACTTCGCCATGCTTTCATCCGGTCTCACTCAAACAAACCCTGAGGGGTTTGTCTCGGATCAAAatcaagggttagggtcacACATGTTCCACCTCTGAACCCGAAGGTTCACCCACGTGATCCACTCCCACCCAATCCCTGTCTCTgccccacccacctcccaaacGCCCGGACCACATCCAAACCTGTCGGACCTTCAACTTTACGATATTCATCGACGATTCGAAACGAGACACCCGAGCGTCGGTGACGAACACACGCAAcacaaacaacccctccccccgatCGATCCAAGCCATGGCGAGCCTCTACCTCCTCGCGCGCTCCATgcgcaccctctccctctcctcaacgaCCGCCCTCCGAACCGTTGCCCGTCTCAACACCTCCACAGTCGCCACCAGATTCCAGACGACCTGGTCGCTCTCCTCCAAGTCGCACGGCCTGTTTTGCTCGTGCTGCCGGCCGACCCTCTCCAAGATCGTTTCCCAGACTACACAGACGGCTCCAACATCGAATGGGGCTGCTGCCAGCAAGGCGGTGGGGGTGGCGGTTCAGCAGACGAGGGGGATGAAGGTTCACAGTTCCGTCAAGAAGAGGTGTGAGCACTGCAAGGTTTGTtttactactactactactactactaaTGGTCGGACGTGAGGGGAAAGGAGGAAACTTTGGCTGACAAGAGTGTGAAAAAAAGGTTGTGAGGCGAAAGGCGGGGAAGAGACATCGGGGGTACATTTACATTATTTGCCCGGCGAATCCAAGACATAAGCAGCGCCAGGGTTAAGACGGTTGTTTTGTGAAGGGATGGATGATTGTACGATATACCCGaagttgggaggggagtcTACATGAGGAGAGGCACAGAACCCAGATATGAGAGGGTCGTGCACAGTACGAGAGAAAGGTTACGGAGGGCAAGGTAAAATTGTCTCTTTTGCTTTACAGACCGTCAATATACCTTTCCATGTTCTCCCATTCTGTCTTGCCCGTGGAGAGGAGGTAGCGGATGTGGTCCTGTGGACGTAGTAGGGATTAGTCTTCACTGGGCCAAAACGTGGACGGGGAAAGAGGAGAAACAAACAAGATCAGTCACCCCTCGGTTTCTCTCAAACTCTTGCCGTGCAAAACGGCGGGTGTCAGCTCGGGTGGACGGGTCCGCAATGCGTCGAGTTGCGCGGAGGATATGTCTGTATAATGCCAAAGCCCGAGACCTTTGGACAAACTAGTTGAGCCCCGCAATCATCAGATTTGAACACGAGAGATATTGGCATTCATAGTGTGTAACTTCTACATACATGCTCCAAGCTCAACGTCGGCCCAAGCCTTGTTCGTGAAGAGCTGCTACCCGTCGCGTATGTG
The sequence above is a segment of the Podospora pseudoanserina strain CBS 124.78 chromosome 5, whole genome shotgun sequence genome. Coding sequences within it:
- a CDS encoding hypothetical protein (COG:O; EggNog:ENOG503P480) — protein: MARRQHITLLLVGVMFFLAMTYFVSSSGGGGREPTRILSEETWRSSSSHNSNGAGGALSESILKGGSIAPKLENATAKAELGRASWKLFHTMMARFPEEPTADDSLALRTYIQLFARLYPCGDCASHFQKLLEKYPPQVSSRNNAAGWACFVHNEVNRRLRKELFDCNNIGDFYDCGCGDDGKGKKKEGDGGKERRRGYEIEVGEGVSLEREEGLVRGG
- a CDS encoding hypothetical protein (EggNog:ENOG503P6TE), coding for MTFPRFLGTLPILLALLPATSASPVLIPPRPYLHSVLNWNTTFQNSSLLLPSSHANATFTCGSRSDTPIYTLGDVDDGGPGVTMRDADYSNTHQNHYYFLYENARDEIPWKYTLLHPGETVFISVCPTFSGRIVRGRLDENLDGTARHNLGTWIEVAWEAQDNTTASNSSTRSWGDVSLLEGCDGGAVMLATDGSGVVTGFSRNILREAPEGALARKANGSLVLGKTVGSEANEEAMRWELKVLDPLREAFIVEDVKPVIVTENGRWDLTFYAGIY
- the PDC1_1 gene encoding Pyruvate decarboxylase 1 (COG:E; COG:H; EggNog:ENOG503NUUP), with the protein product MQRYPVSILVQNSLDACPPSAPESEAAVTTEIVSRLELAKSPILIVGGGAARANWAEHVDPLIQALKIPFLVTGLGKGIADEMSPYYQGCYAGEGSWLRSAIGLVQEADCILWLGNYPSDFNTGIFTEKLDRCTIIDLQRFFVNIGATKYDARINHVLPKLIPALSSHYPLAQRTKQNPQVDQQLSLPASNKIEQDWLWSRLTSYLRPGDLVITETGTAQVGITATRFPSGCHGWTQSVYGSIGYAAGAAAGAAIAAKETGKYKRLVLVTGEGSLQLTVQAFSMLTRYRIVPVVFALNNYGYTIERYFRGWDAKYNDIPMWDYAALFKAFAPDVEPRVKGYKVTTAEELDELLSDGELCDSVVPQCVDMIMDPKDAPETMRTVFEGKNAM
- the PDC1_2 gene encoding Pyruvate decarboxylase 1 (COG:E; COG:H; EggNog:ENOG503NUUP), with the protein product MSEILIGECLFLRLKQLGIGTVFGVPGDLVEPLGLSWVGAPNELIGAYAADGYARLNGLGALVTRFDPGELSALCGIGGSNCESVPVLHIVGYPTTPAQKSGKILHHTLGDGKFEYALSTWSYLVET
- a CDS encoding hypothetical protein (EggNog:ENOG503NXIV; COG:S), which encodes MSAIMEFLRFIPLLILPALAKMPPLITLEEHYASATTPDAMKALFKEQTQFVPNVMEKLTSLSSLRLSDMDKGDVTIQVVSHAAGLGSYSVNYSRSANDQVYEAVKNAKGRLAGFATAPMSQSAEAAAEFRRAVTELGFVGALVDNHDGKGGYFDGEEYDAFWAVAEEFDVPVYLHPTWPSEDMAPRYQGNFDPIAANSLGSSGWGWHQDTGLHVLRLFASGLFDRRPKLKIIAGHMGEMIPFMLQRIDRLSGRWSTAQRNFTTVYRENIYVTTSGVWSLDPMRCILANTPIDHILYSIDYPFTSNEVGLAWFKELEASGLVDQEQLEAIAYKNAEKLLRIKVDDVKGNCTDGTA
- a CDS encoding hypothetical protein (EggNog:ENOG503P8H9; COG:J) — protein: MASLYLLARSMRTLSLSSTTALRTVARLNTSTVATRFQTTWSLSSKSHGLFCSCCRPTLSKIVSQTTQTAPTSNGAAASKAVGVAVQQTRGMKVHSSVKKRCEHCKVVRRKAGKRHRGYIYIICPANPRHKQRQG
- a CDS encoding hypothetical protein (EggNog:ENOG503P6SZ; COG:S), encoding MRHFLAPAGSVFRTYATGSSSSRTRLGPTLSLEHFVQRSRALALYRHILRATRRIADPSTRADTRRFARQEFERNRGVTDLDHIRYLLSTGKTEWENMERYIDGL